A section of the Pan paniscus chromosome 11, NHGRI_mPanPan1-v2.0_pri, whole genome shotgun sequence genome encodes:
- the LOC100970658 gene encoding interferon alpha-14, with product MALPFALMMALVVLSCKSSCSLGCDLSQTHSLNNRRTLMLMTQMRRISPFSCLKDRHDFEFPQEEFDGNQFQKAQAISVLHEMIQQTFNLFSTKNSSAAWDETLLDKFYIELFQQMNDLEACVIQEVGVEETPLMNEDSILAVRKYFQRITLYLMEKKYSPCAWEVVRAEIMRSLSFSTNLQKRLRRKD from the coding sequence ATGGCGTTGCCCTTTGCTTTAATGATGGCCCTGGTGGTGCTCAGCTGCAAGTCAAGCTGCTCTCTGGGCTGTGATCTGTCTCAAACCCACAGCCTGAATAACAGGAGGACTTTGATGCTTATGACACAAATGAGGAGaatctctcctttctcctgcctgaagGACAGACATGACTTTGAATTTCCCCAGGAGGAATTTGATGGCAACCAGTTTCAGAAAGCTCAAGCCATCTCTGTCCTCCATGAGATGATCCAGCAGACCTTCAATCTCTTCAGCACAAAGAACTCATCTGCTGCTTGGGATGAGACCCTCCTAGACAAATTCTACATTGAACTTTTCCAGCAAATGAATGACCTGGAAGCCTGTGTGATACAGGAGGTTGGGGTGGAAGAGACTCCCCTGATGAATGAGGACTCTATCCTGGCTGtgaggaaatactttcaaagaatCACTCTTTATCTGATGGAGAAGAAATACAGcccttgtgcctgggaggttgtCAGAGCAGAAATCATGAGATCCCTCTCTTTTTCAACAAACTTGCAAAAAAGATTAAGGAGGAAGGATTGA